The Macrobrachium rosenbergii isolate ZJJX-2024 chromosome 12, ASM4041242v1, whole genome shotgun sequence region caaaaatttacctcacttcaggcAGATACCTGAACTGTCGTAACAATATGAATTACGACTGAAGTactctaaagataacagtgatcccttaaaaaaacttattaatggcttgaaaaatcaaactaagtttatcagaatatgtgtgaggtatcaacaactaaataaatattctagagtaaaagggcatcactccatcaaaatattttaactgttttcaaggtcttaattcactttagcagaactaaaagaacaaaacatgtttattactttgccttatgcacacacagttaatgctattcactggtggtcaataaatgaaacactgtttttctaaaaatattaagacaaatttatttttaaattcgaaatttagaattagaattcacattttgaaaaatatactattacttgaaaataacacagaacttaattaattcttgaattaaattatgaaacaaaattaattcacaaaaattttaatttatcaggaatttaaattaagacaaatttaaactatcaagaattactcaagatttgaaaagaaaatcttaataaatgaaaaattaagtcaagtatgcaatgttaaattaccaagaaatacttaaaatgctacgtaaataaatgttacatcacaaacataaaaaatgtgaaaatataaagagatttcaaacagaaaaaacacaaaaatacagataagatttatcaataataatttcactaaggtaaaatttccctaacttattataccatggtaatttttaataagtaaaattcacgttaccttactcAAACTTTTGAAAAtcttgtaaaatcacttgctgcagctgcttttccacaaaacacgCTTTTAATAAGGTGCCGTTACACTTTTcctaccctcagatctcaaaaaaaactaagactaacaccagtgaccacaatattCTACGTTAATTAATACCACAATATTCTACgttaattaataacttctctctttggaagaaagagagagtgaaccaGAGAGGtcggtctcaagaataagaatgaaacacatttcagaattccagtagcacatgaaacaattacatgacgtcattaaggcattttggctACGAGATACCAAATGaaaaatttctagaaggaaggtgactTCACTCCCAgcaaacgttttgaatgcaatcgggacatgttactctttctctcaaagcggcgtacgtgatcagagccatttacgtaacattgtgaaatcaccCGTATTCGTTTCGTATGGGACaaggcttttacagaaatctttacacgatcgaaacatactgcaatcggctaattatgattgacgtgtattataaacaagacgaaaaactgagttgatttcctgaacgaatcggcaattgttattccaaactgtcctcacgttaacccaaaacaaaacgttctctcttatctcaggtGATGACAACGGAAGtgaaacaagtcttcgctgaacacacacacacacacacacacacacacgtgttgctcatACCACGTAACTATTAAAATTGTGTTATCAATTCTAAGTTacgtattaatttatttaaatcattagttcttttgagatctgttatgatatttcaataattattattaatacatataacacatgataaataaaagtaaatatatcaaaatgtcgcatgatatacatattacaaggcaacatcatgaatatacagtatatatatatatatatatatatatatatatatatatatatatatatatatatatatatatatatgtatatatatactgtatatacacatctatatatatatatgtatatatgtatatatatatatatattatatatatatatatatatatatatatatatatatatatattatatattctgattttttcACTTAACcctctttatgtgtatatatataggctgtatatatatatatatatatatatatatatatatatatatatatatatatatatatatatatatatatatatatatatatatatatatatatatatactgtgtatatggatatatactatatatatatatatatatatatatatatatatatatatatatataatattatatatatatattagtatatatatatatatatatatatatatatatatatatatatatatatattcttattttttcacctaacACCTCTTTGTGCTATCAACTTGACTTTAAGTAGGTAATTGCTGAAGTAGGCCACACgggtcaaaatatattttcttaaaaaaaaaacttccctagTGCACCATGTCTCGAAATGTTGTTGATAACGGACTTTTAATCTTTTCTAATCCTCAATCTATAACCGaggtagagtattttatttccccttgacttttaatttttttaaggcttattggtttttctttcattgtagtTGAGAGATTgactcttatttcatttttagttttctgtaagagaaatctattgaggtggctatttgtctgtccgtccgtactttttctgtccgccctcagaccttaaaaactattgaggctagagggctgcaaattggtatgttaatcattcaccctccaatcatcaaacatagcaaattgtagccttttggcctcagtagtttttattagtgttctgtaaatgaaaactgttgtgccgggtttctgtccgtccacaatttttagccctctagcctaagtactttttaaaattttatgtaaggttaaatgagccataatcgtgcttctggcaacgatataggtaggTCACTACCttgtcgtggttaaagtttcatgagctgcggctcatacagcattataccgagaccaccgaaaggtagatccattttcggtggccttaattatacgctgtagaggctgtacagaaaagttggccataatcgtacttctggcaccgctagtggtaccaataacacaggccaccaccggaccgtggctgagttttatgggccgcggttaagagtttcatgggccgtggctgaaagtttcatacagcattatatgctgtacaggaaactcgattatgccgaggaaaccggcgcattttttttttttttttttgtaattcgttGGTGCGGGATGGGTTTTTTTTGGGAAGCATTTTTCACACTTGTCGCGGATTTCGTATTGATCAGCACTGCATCTGGCTTCATATTTTGACTGGATAGTTTTGTTGGGGTTTTGCGAAGGAACGAAGTTtctgtctttatatttttttttccggaaaTGTGTTCGTGAATTAGGTCTGTGTCTTTGGATGGATGCTTGAAACGAAAACAGTATTTCGTAATAGATGTTGGTCGTTTCGTGGCATTTGTATATTGTGATTTTGAGGAAcgaaattggaacttcaaaatatGTATTGGACAGCTGAAATACTTTTTACGTCAGTCGCGTTTCCCATGTTCTGTATGTAAGCGAAGGGCTTAGTCCGTGGAATGATTAATTTCAATTGATGCAAGCATATGTTGACACAATATTCATTTGGACTTTGTCTTTGGTCTTTTATTGCTAGTCCAGAATGATTCGTTAGTTCattcccaggagagagagagagagagagagagagagagagagagagagagagagagagagagagagagagaatgataaatggCGAATCATTAACACTGGTGCGACGTATTCCGAAATTAATGCATTCGCAGGATGGTCAGTGCGTTAGACTCTGATAGCCTATTTGTGTCCGAGTAAATGGGGCCCCTTTAACAGGTAATCCGGTTGGTACTGACTTTTatcctgcctctctttctctcacttgaTACTCTAGAGTCTTAGACGGTGTGCTTCGTTAATGCTGTATCAGTGTTTTTGGTTTGCTGGTTTTAAGGGAATCGTAGGAAATGAAGCACAATCTCTTCGGAAGTTGTttatattgctgttattattttctcCGCCGGCGAAGCTGAAAGGTCATTATGTTTTCACCCatccatgtatgtgtgtgtgtgtgtatgtgcgtgggcgggggtggggggagcatTAGCAAGTTTTCTCAGGAATGCATTTATTTGAGGACCATTTTCGAGATGCATTGCCACCGTAACCTTCACAACTCGGGGCTACTTTTTCCCAGGAGTTACCTAATGAAGTGCCTATCTGGTATCATGACTAGAAAGATGATCTCCCGAGTTGCACTGGTGACACGTGTGAAAGTAAACATTTCTGatgaaacaaattcattttttcttatattttcgaattttattcatttaaagatcAAGTTTGAAATGTAAAGTGTCTGTAAAGCGTGCAATGCCATGTTATGAAGCTTTGTACGCAGGTGATTACTTGACCAAATACCTGATATAACTGATCATATAAACTCGCGCTTGCTATCTTGATTCCTGATAGTAATAGGAGCGAAATGTGTTTATCTACAAAATTAGACGGACGAATGACATTGAGCTATAAGAATTGGAATAAATGACGATGGCGATGATGACGTGGAATGATGACCATATAATACTGGTCCTTAATAAGGTTGTGGTGACGGCACCAGTGAAGTGGAATGTGAATACTGATGATTCGTGGAAGCATGACGTGATCTCGAATTAATTACTTCAGGGCTGAGAGTTTCGCGAGTTTCTGTATAACGATTTGACGTCATTATCTCCCACCTATTTTACTTGCCTTTGATCACTTAACCTTCTCACCTGTCAGTTGCGTAATCCTTCTGATGTAATCCATTATGCAAAGaagagaatgctctctctctctctctctctctctctctctctctctctctctctctctctctctctaatgtttgcCCGGCTTCTTGTCTGGAGTGCTATTCAAGTGACGTGAAGCTTAgaaaagttcaatttttttttttactaaatctaAATCCATTAATAATTACATGGGTTCTTCAGTAGTAAATGAAACTTAGAAATGgctgaatatttttaatgtttgtaagcTGCAAAGTACGAATATTTCTCACATTTGTCAGTTACAGCACGCGCgcgcgcattatatatatatgaacaaaattacagccacgaaggaaaagtgaaacaattgtttTGATATAACTTGTAAGTTGAGTAATTACAAGTTTAtttaataatacaaattttgcaCTTTTGAACACTGAATTACATTACTGATATATCATGGTGTATaattgtttgtaaaagttttcatatctttttttcgGTAGAATAAAAAATCCTGTATTTATACTGTAACGATTACATGAAATATAGCCTAACAAATATATTGTGAAGTCGCTGGAATACCAAAAAAATAAGAGGGTGGAGACTGTATAAAAATGAACTTCTTTGAAGTTTTCCGAATCTTCTTGTAATCAAGAAATAGAACCAAGTCTGACTTTCAGGAGGGACGAAAGCTGGGCGTTGGGTTCGAAATTTGATAAAGCAGGATGGAAATTGGTCCGCTAATACTACTACAGGTGTTTGAGAGCAATTCTGATCATCCGATATCATGATTTAGTTTAAACATTTGTATTCGGTAATCTATGCTAGGTGCctgtttgtctttatatttaccCTACTAAAATGTATCTTTCTATTAGCCTTATGCTTTCGTCTGGCAGACGTTATGGTAATGATATATTTAATATCCCTCTTTATGTTCCAAATGCTTTATAGCACAAGCTGATATATTGGTAGGTAAAATCACTCAACAGTTCGGCCATccagatttcatttatatatctatttatgcatatttttgtaaCGAAGCAGCTCATTCGGATGCAGGTATGCGATTCCATCATCACCGGATCTCGTCGTCTGAGTAtgaaatttcatcagaaattgaatccttgaaaagttaaaatgtttTCTCATGGGACGTGGGCCGGtgcattttattaagaattttcttgaaactaGATATCCCTCCATTTTGATTCCTCCCAAATACGCTGTTCACCATTTTATATCTCCGCAGGAAGGTAGTGCcgccagtacacctcatgcggtgcaatttAGGCATTACCtaagagtctttgcagcgtcccttcggtccctagctgcaactgttttcattccttttactgtacctccgttcacattctcattcttccaactttctgtccaccctctcctggcagctgattcatagtgctactgcgaggttttcctcctgttacacctttcaaactttttctgtcaatttccgttacagcgctaaatggccttagttgccccagtgcttggcatgtatgcctaaaaccttattataaatcaatcagtcaaccatCTTTTTATGATGATTCTTATAACTTCAGCGGAATGACTTGTTTTTTTTGGTTGAGGGATACGTTGTATAGAAATGAATGCATGAATCGTAACCGTCCATATGTGCATTTCTCATTCAGCGTTGTGATCCACTGTCGATGGTTTATGAGAAAAAGATATTGTATACTCCTTACATTTTGCCtctcgcccacacacacacacacacacacacgcgcgcgcacgcgtcTCCTTGCTTAGTCCCTGCTCTCGTCTGGCTCAACCACGTAAGCATTGGCAAATCCTTTTGGTTGCAACTGTTTGAAATGGGAGGAAATGGAACGCCTTTGTGGATTCAGCGATCCTTCTCACACATTCGCGCATTTCAGCGAAAATGCATAACAGGAGAACTTACATCTAGCTGGGTCACGTGCGATCCTCAGCGCAGCGTGGTGGGGATTGAATTTCCGATGTTTTGTCGTATTTTCTTGCCCTTGGCATTGATGTATCAAGCGATATTCTcttctcttcattcttccttttcgtATGTATTAGAAGTGGCAGTTGCTTAGCGTGATTCTTTCTCCAAAACTATCAAGTGCTTACTGAAAAGGTCGTAAAGTTGTGTTTTGTGTAGTACGAAAAGTGTAGATTTCATGCTATTAGGTCACATATCGAAATTTGTGTTGCAGTATTTTctgaaaaactattttcatttaagagatttcgcatttctgtgtttttttacgTGTGTTATCTTTTCAAAACTCGTTTCATTTAGAACTTTTCAGagaatgtatctatatatatctaccgGTTTGTGTGAGTAATGTAGGGTGTGTTATAAAGATCAAACAGTTCGTAAGTAAGTAATTATGTAAACTCTTCTTTTGTAGCTGTACAggtatatgttacagtcaatctCTAAATCCAGACAATTTGTAAAGTGACTGATTATTTCAGGTAATTTGTGAACTGCCTAGTTCACCCAGTCATTTtataaatcagctgaaaatcgcagacaatttacaaagtgactaaaattttgatagattttcttggcataatgactgaaatgatcctgtgtgtgtgtgtgtgacatattgaCTCATATGAAGTAATGACCTGAGGAACCTGAGGAAatgatcattgtgtgtgtgttttaactagCTGTTACCCTCTCACTGCCATTTTcacagtcagtgtgtgtgtgtgtgtgacactgaCCAGTACAGGCAAAGGGTACAGGCTTCTGCGGGCTGAACAGCTAATCAGAGCAGTTATTTGCGGAACCTATGGCGTGTTCCCAAGAAGAAAATTTCTACGAGAAAGTGATGTTGAAGAAGAACTCTGATTCAAAGTCATTACTACTAACTAAAATTGAGTACTACAATCTGATAGAGGAACTCAGAGTTGCATCAAttgcaaaaaacaaatcaaatcgGCAGTATTACATCCTTGGACGTTACGAAGTTCTTCAGTGTGGTGGtgttgaaaagttaataaaaaaaacggaAGGATGAAACTCAagaacttgtttattttgtacacgTTGAGGATATGTTTGAAACAATAAAACGTGCCCACATTGCTACGGGACATGGCGGAAGAGACAAAATGGCCAAAGAGCTGTCAAAATATGCGAACATAACTAGAGATACTATAGAACTGTTCAAATCTTTGTGTGTTCAGTGTCAAAAGAAACGGAAGAGATGTGTGACAAAGGGAGTAACTGTCAAACCGATtttggtcaatgtccagaacaactccgcggtgagatataagaaaataggtcacactataattttcacaatataaaataataaaactttgtctctgaacactttttgaggagattcaccatatccgagatattaatgattatctaatcggcatcctcgaaaattttctaagtcgtttgtttacatccagtagcacttcgtgtacttgatcttactggagttagttcgaaaatgaggttttttactgtaatgtttctcagaaagagtgtaatgtttctcagaaaaactagttccccatcgaatgattttcgatttttgacttataaggttagacaatacctgtcccccaaccccctccatagctaatatggcaaaattgtgggtgtttcctcatcataagaagtggtctaaaacgctttaaatatgaaaaatattacattttacttttaattttggtactttatgcatgcggagttcttctggacattcaccccGATTTTATCTAAGGATTACGGTTCACGATCTCAGGCGGACCTTGTTGACATGCAGTCTTGCGCCAAAGGAAAGTATAAGTGGATAATGGTGTACCAAGATCATCTAACAAAGTATTGCATATTGCGCCCCTTAACTTCAAAAAGAGCCGCTGAGGTTGCTTTCCAGCTAATggacatatttttaatattcggAGCCCCTCAAATTCTTCAGAGTGATAATGGTAGTGAATTTACAGCATCGGTAATTTCGAAACTCAAACTTCTTTGGCCAGACCTGTTGATTGTTCATGGTAAACCAAGGCATCCACAGAGCCAGGGATCTGTTGAACGCCTTAACTGTGATATAAAAGACATGCTTATTTCATGGTTAGAGGATAATGATACAACTGACTGGCCCATGGGACTCAGGTTTGTGCACTTCCAAAAGAACTCCAGTTACCATTCTGGAATCAAACAATCTCCATACAAAGCACTCTTTGGTGTTGACGCCAGAGTAGGTCTACGTTCAACCGCACTTCCAGAAGAAGTTTTGAAGACAATGATCACTGAAGAGGATTTACTTGGAGCTTACAGTTTCTCCTCTGACTCTACTCGGCCAGACGAATCACCCGAGTTCACGAACCCTCCAGACGATTCACCTGAATGTTCTGCTCCTCCAAATGACTCGCCAGAGGACTTCGCTCAGCCAGGTagagatgcaaaaaataaataaataaataaataaataaaatgttaaaaaatgtagctgatatttaaataatttggtTAAATTCCAAACCACATGACAAGTCTATCACCATTAATTACTTTTCcgatttgatttgttttttgcaCTTGATGCAACTCTGAGTTCCTCTATCAGATTGTAGTACTCAATTTTAGTTAGTATTAATGACTTTGAATCAGAGTTCTTCTTCAACATCACTTTCTCGTAGAAATTTTCTTCTTGGGAACACGCCATAGGTTCCGCAAATAACTGCTCTGATTAGCTGTTCAGCCCGCAGACGCCTGTACCCTTTGCCTGTACTGGtcagtgtcacacacacacacacactgactgtgAAAATGGCAGTGAGAGGGTAACAGctagttaaaacacacacacaatgatcatTTCCTCAGGTTCCTCAGGTCATTACTTCATATGAGtcaatatgtcacacacacacacacacaggatcatttcagtcattatgccaagaaaatctatcaaaattttagtcactttgtaaattgtctgcgattttcagctgatttataAAATGACTGGGTGAACTAGGCAGTTCACAAATTACCTGAAATAATCAGTCACTTTACAAATTGTCTGGATTTAGagattgactgtaacatatataatgcTCGGTAGCTGCTCTTCTAATCATTGTCATAAAACTCCATCTGGCAATGCATTGTTCTTCTGCAAAACTTCCCTTCTGCTgttttcattctgaatttttgttatggaattgttttgtatttttctttaactcCCATAACCCATTTTTCGATGAATTCATTAATCCATGTAAATGATCTTCCAAGGAATAATACAGTGCTTCgatgaattcattaatttatgtaaatgatcTTCCAAGGAATAATACAATGATTACTATGGGTGATACGGGAAAAGCTTTTGATCCCATTTAaaaatagaactctctctctctctctctctctctctctctctctctctctctctctctctctctctctctctctctcagctcagtggtctggttaaactaagatatacttactttttctctctctatgtattcCGATAATAACTAAGTCAACGCATGatttcatgaataaaagaaattgttggAGAATTTAGTATCAGTGAGGGTAATCTAGATTCAAAAACAAGGGAGAAAATGGAACCAAATGAAATCGTCTTTGCTATGGCAAATTCGGTTTCgtgttttctttttgtcttgtATATTTTCGTTCATGTGGATCCGTTCTGCATCGGGAAAGTGGTTCTGAAAGTCCACGAACTTGAAAGGTCATCAGTCCATCAGGCCTTTTTGCGGAAAGAGTTTTTTCATCTTGGTATTCCGTAGGGTCtcgtattttcatgactaaattttCGGTGATCGTTTATGcgcttatttattttcattttatggacCAGAAGAAACACGAACGCAGACACTTAGACAAAGTTTGGAAAAGGCCAGTCTCGGAAATTGCTTCGTTGTCGAAGGCaacttttattttgcctttttcctcATTTATGGATATTGCAATTGTTTCTCAGTTTCGTGTGATGGGATTATTTCTTCTCCGTTTTTATGCTAAGAATTCTCGTTTGTGTCAAGTTTTTCTAAACTTTCTTACATTTAATATGATACTGCTAgggagtaagaaaaataaatcaagccTAACTAAGACTTTTCTTGAAATTTACCATTACTAAAagacttttttagttttctgtaaaagaaaaatattgagatggctatttgtctgtccgccttcagatcttaaaaactactgaggctagaaagctacaaactggtatgttgatcacccaccctccaaccatcaagcttaccaaattgcagctagcctcagtagtctacatattattaaaggttaaaattaatcGTGATCGTAcatctgacaccgctataggttccaaggacacaggccaccaccgggccgcggctgagagtttcatacagcattacacgctgtacggaaaacctaattgcgccgaagaaatttttgcgcactttttacttgtaaGCATTGCCAGTGGCTGTTCCTCACTGGCCGGGTTAGTATcattctcgactagcactctgctggggccgcgttcgattctccgacctgccaatgaattagagaaatttatttctggtgattggaattcatttctcgttataatgtggttcggattccacaataagttgtaggacccgttgctaggtaaccaattggttcttagccacgtaaaacaaatctaattcttcgggtcagccctaggagagctggttaaactaagatatatttaacttaccTTTGTCCTCCGACTCTTCCTGAGAAAATCGAACTGAAGGCTTGCATTATAACGAATATCTCAGGAACATAAAGAGATGCTTCTCCTTACTGGGTACATAGCTTCGAAATGATCGTTGCTTCGTCCTTGGCCACATTTTCACTTAATCCTGCCAGTATTTTAGGCTCTGTTATTATTGGACTGTTTTCATGATACTACATTTTATTTACTAGTTTTTGTTCCCTCTATCCCTCTCAGAGGTCTCTATTCCAGTCTCCAGTTTCTCCTCATCCCATTATTCCGTGCCCCACTACATCTCTAATCGAGTACCCACCCCCTTAATTGCTTCCCATACATGTCAAACTGTCATCATCCTATTGGCAAGAGAGACATTGTTTGGGAACCTATTTCCCACTCTAGTTTGACCGTTGGGACACATTTATTGCTTTCTGCAACATTTGGGAAGGATTTCAAGCAACTTTCCCTCCGACCATTTTCTCATTAGCTCCTTCCCTTCTTCGCCACCTTTCTACAGTACCTCCCGaatatacgaggtatgttcaataagtaatgagaaaatgccaggcgagacactaaatatgatttgatcaaaatactacttcatggtgaagtacacatacatatattctatgaaatgacaaactggcaactttctatatttgtaggtctgagtgcagcagTGAATGTGGTGGAACCaatctgatccggtttgccgatctgtgaacacttgcagggaaacatggagcaatgttacgccatcaaattttgtgttaaacttaagaaaaccaaacgagaagcttatggaatgttaaaggaggcctatggggatgaacagatgagccaagcaagtttctatcggtggtttaacagattttctgacggaaatgaacaggttga contains the following coding sequences:
- the LOC136843998 gene encoding KRAB-A domain-containing protein 2-like; the encoded protein is MAKELSKYANITRDTIELFKSLCVQCQKKRKRCVTKGVTVKPILVNVQNNSASDNGSEFTASVISKLKLLWPDLLIVHGKPRHPQSQGSVERLNCDIKDMLISWLEDNDTTDWPMGLRFVHFQKNSSYHSGIKQSPYKALFGVDARVGLRSTALPEEVLKTMITEEDLLGAYSFSSDSTRPDESPEFTNPPDDSPECSAPPNDSPEDFAQPGQRKGAVIRSVFDKLLFKDLVLDHENGFEFSMQEDMAVDDASMEKSVSTVIEEEAI